The following DNA comes from Curtobacterium sp. 9128.
ACGACACGCACGTGCCACTCGACCTCCCCGACTTCCCCTGGGACCAGCTCGTCCCGTTCAAGCAGCGCGCGGCCGAGTACGAGGGCGGCATCGTCGACCTCAGCGTCGGTTCCCCCGTCGATCCCACCCCATCGGTCATCCGGAGGGCGCTGTCCGACGCAACGGACGCGCATGCCTACCCGCAGGTCGCCGGGACCCCTGCGCTCCGCCAGGCCATCGCCGACTGGTACGGCCGCCGCCACGGCGTGGAGCTGACCGAGGTCCAGACGCTGCCGACGATCGGGTCGAAGGAGTTCATCGCCGGACTCGCGCTCTGGCTCGGCATCGGGCGGGGGGACACCGTCGTGTTCCCCGCCGCCGCGTACCCGACGTACGAGCTCGGCGCGGCGCTCGTCGGTGCCACAGCCCTGGCGTCCGACGACCCTGCCGCGTGGCCGGAGGGCACGAAGCTCGTCTGGCTGAACTCCCCGGGCAACCCCGACGGGCGGGTGCTCTCGATCGAGGAACTCCGCGTCGCCGTCGCGCGCGCCCGTGCCCTCGGCGCCGTGATCGTCGGGGACGAGTGCTACGCCGAACTCGGCTGGGAAGCACCCTTCGACCAGCAGCCGACCCCGACGATCCTCGACCCGCGCGTCGTGGGCGACTCCGTCGACGGTGTGCTCAGCGTGTACTCCCTGTCGAAGCAGTCCAACCTGGCCGGCTACCGGGCCGCCTTCGTCGCCGGCGACGCTGCGGTGCTCGCCGAGGTCCTGGCCGTCCGGAAGCACACCGGCATGATGCCGCCGCTGCCCGTGCAGCAGGCGATGATCTTCGCGCTCGAGGACCAGACGCACGTGCAGCAGCAGAAGGCGCTGTACCGTGCCCGTCGCGGCATGCTCCGACGTGCGCTCGAGGGCGCGGGCTTCCGCGTCGACCACAGCGAAGCGGGCCTGTACCTCTGGGCCACCAGGGGCGAACCGGCACTCGACACGGTGGCGTGGCTGGCGGAGCGGGGCATCCTCGTCGCCCCGGGGACCTTCTACGGCGCGGCCGGCGGCGAGCACGTCCGTGTCGCCCTCACCGCGACGGACGAGCGGATCGCAGCGGCGGCCCAGCGGCTGACGAGCGGCCGACGCGTGGCTTCGGCGTAGGCGACCAGGGCGGCGACCCGGCCGCAATTCGTGAGTCCCACCAAGTTCCGAGGCTCTGGGTGTGCGCGAGCGACAGACGGCGCGATTAGGCTGTTCTCGTGACTGACACTGCCAATGACGCTCAGAAGACGGCCACATCGCCAACGACGCCCGTCCCCGTGAGTCCCGCCGCCGAGCAGGCGACGGAGACCGCGACGCTGTCGTACCCGGGTGGGACGGCGGAGTTCCCGATCCTGCCGAGCGTCGACGGCGCGTCCACGGTGGACATCTCGACCTTCAAGAAGCAGACCGGGATGAACACGCTCGACTACGGGTTCGTGAACACCGGGTCGACGAAGAGCGCGATCACGTACATCGACGGCGACCAGGGCATCCTGCGGTACCGCGGGTACCCGATCGACCAGGTCGCCTCGAACTGCACGTTCCTCGAGGTCGCCTGGCTGCTCATCTACGGTGAGCTGCCGACCGAGTCCGAGCTCGAGGACTTCGACGCGCGCATCCGCCGGCACACGCTCCTGCACGAGGACCTCCGTCGCCTGTTCGACGCCCTGCCGCACTCGGCGCACCCGATGTCCGTGCTCTCCAGCGCGGTCAGTGCGCTGTCCACGTACTACGAGGACGACATGGACGTCGACGACCCGGAGAAGGTCGAGCTCCAGACCGTCCGGCTCCTCGCGAAGCTCCCGGTCATCGCCGCCTACGCGCACAAGAAGTCCATCGGGCAGGCGTTCCTGTACCCGGACAACTCGCTGTCGTTCGTCGACAACTTCCTGCGCCTGAACTTCGGCACCATGGCCGAGACCTACACGCCGAACCCGGTGCTGACGAAGGCGCTCGACCGGCTGCTCATCCTGCACGAGGACCACGAGCAGAACGCCTCCACCGCGACGGTCCGCCTGGTCGGCTCGACGAAGGCGAACATGTTCGCGTCGATCTCCGCCGGCATCAACGCCCTGTACGGTCCACTGCACGGTGGCGCGAACGAAGCCGTCCTCGAGATGCTCCAGCAGATCAAGGACTCCGGCGAGCCGGTGCAGCGCTTCGTCGAGCGCGTGAAGAACAAGGAGCGCGGGGTGAAGCTCATGGGCTTCGGACACCGCGTCTACAAGAACTACGATCCCCGCGCGAAGCTCGTGAAGGAGTCGGCGGACGAGGTGCTCGAGTCCCTGGGCGTGCAGGACGACCTGCTCGACATCGCCCGCGAGCTCGAGGAGATCGCGCTCAGCGACCAGTACTTCATCGATCGCAAGCTGTACCCGAACGTGGACTTCTACACCGGCATCATCTACAAGGCGATGGGCTTCCCGCCGCGGATGTTCACCGTGCTGTTCGCGATCGGGCGCCTGCCCGGCTGGATCGCCCAGTGGCGCGAGCTCAACAACGACCCTCTCAACAAGATCGGTCGCCCGCAGCAGCTCTACGTGGGTTCCCCGAAGCGGGACCTGCCCGCTCGCTGACGCAGAGGCCGCGTGGTCGCGCCCGCCGACGAACATCGCGCCCCGTCGTGACGGGGCGCGATGTTCGTGCGGGGGTGCGACGCTGCGCGCGACCGCTCCACCGTGAACTGCAACCGTCTGGAGGCCCGGTGCCGGTCTCGCGGACCGGCACCGGGCCTCCAGGCGGTTGCCTGCGTGAGCACGAGGTCGCCGGCCCAGCGCGCACCCCGGCGGCGCGTGCGCCGACGATCTGCCGCCTGGTCGCGCCCGCCGACGAACATCGCGCCCCGTCGTGACGGGGCGCGATGTTCGTGCGGGGGCGCGATGCGCGCGGGTGCGTCGCTACGCGTGGAGCGCGGTGTTGAGCTGGATGCCCTCGCCCTGGCGCTGCAGCGCCTCCACGGCGCCGGAGACGCTGTTGCGGCGGAACAGGATGTTCGGCGCGCCGGACAGCTCGGCTGCCTTCACGGTCTTCGGGGTGCCGTCGGGGTTCGGCGCCGATCCGACCAGCACGACCTTGGTGCCGGCGGTGACGTAGAGGCCGGCTTCGATGACGGAGTCGTCGCCGAGGGAGATGCCGAGCCCGGCGTTCGCCCCGAGGAGTGCGCGCTCGCCGAGCGAGACGCGGTGCGTGCCGCCGCCGGAGAGCGTGCCCATGATGGACGCCCCGCCGCCGATGTCGGTGCCGTTGCCGACGACGACGCCCTGGGACACGCGGCCCTCGATCATGGCGTCACCGAGGGTGCCGGCGTTGAAGTTGACGAAGCCCTCGTGCATGACGGTGGTGCCCGGTGCGAGGTGTGCGCCCAGTCGGACACGGTTGGCGTCGCCGATGCGGACCCGGTCCGGCACGACGTAGTCGACCAGGCGGGGGAACTTGTCGATCGCGTGCACGGCGATGCCCGCGCGCTGCAGGGACGGGCGGAGGCGCGTCAGGTCGGCGGGGAGCACGGGCCCGGCGTTCGTCCACGCGACGATCGGCAGGTGGCCGAAGACGCCGTCGAGGTTGATCGTGTTCGGGCGCACGTGCAGGTGGCTGAGGAGGTGCAGGCGCAGGTAGGCGTCCGGGGTGCTGGCCGGGGCCGCGTCGATCTCGATCTCGACCGTGACGGCCTCGATGCGGACCCCACGGCGGTCGTCCTCGCCGATGTGCTCCTGCAGCTCGAGGGGGAACTCGGCGTCCGCGGGGAGCGCGCCGAGGTGCGTCTCCGGGAACCAGGTGTCGAGCTCGGTGCCGTCGGAGGCGACGGTCGCGAGGCCGTGGCCCCAGGCGGAGGTCGGGCGGGCGGTGGTGTCGGTCACGGCTCCAGGGTAGTGGTGCCCGGTAGGGTGACCGCATGCCGGAGCAGCTCGACCTCACCGCCTCGTCCATCGACATCACCCGTGCCATCTGCGACATCGAGTCGGTGTCCGGCAACGAGCGGTCCCTCGCCGACGCGATCGAGGCGGTGCTCGCGCCGCTGCCGCACCTCGAGGTGATCCGCGACGGTGACGCGATCGTCGCGCGCACGAACCTCGGCCGTGACCGCCGCGTGGTGATCGCCGGCCACATCGACACCGTGCCGCTGAACGACAACCTGCCGACAGAGTTCCGGACGGCGGAGGACGGCACGGAGATCCTCTGGGGGCGTGGGACCGTCGACATGAAGGCGGGTTGCGCGGTGCAGTTGAAGCTCGCGTACGACCTGGCGGCACCGTCGGTGGACGTCACGTGGGTCTGGTACGACCACGAGGAGGTGTCCGATGCGCTGAACGGCCTGGGACGCCTCGCCCGCACGCGCCCGGAGCTCTTGGCCGGCGACTTCGCCATCCTCGGTGAGCCGTCCGGCGCCCAGATCGAGGGCGGCTGCAACGGCAACCTCCGCGCCGAGATCCGTGCCTACGGCAAGCGTTCGCACAGCGCCCGCAGCTGGATCGGCGACAACGCCATCCACAAGGCGGCACCGATCCTGGCGACCCTGGCCGCGTACGAGCCGCGCACGGTCGAGGTCGACGGGCTCGAGTACCGCGAGGGCCTCAACGCCGTGGGGATCACCGGCGGCATCGCCGGCAACGTCATCCCGGACGAGGTCATGGTCCACGTGAACTACCGGTTCGCGCCGTCCCGTTCGGCTGACGAGGCCGTCGCGCACATCCGTGAGCTGTTCGACGGCTACCAGGTGGACATCGTCGACCTGGCCGCCGGCGCACGCCCGGGTCTCGACGCGCCGCTCGCGCAGGACTTCGTCGCCGCGGTCGGCGGCCCCGAGCCCCGCCCGAAGTACGGCTGGACCGACGTCGCCCGTTTCTCGGCCCTCGGCGTCCCCGCCGTGAACTACGGCCCGGGCGAGCCGGTGTTCGCACACCACGACGACGAACAGGTCCCCGTCGCGCAGATCACCGCGGTCGAGGACGGTCTGCGTCGGTGGCTGACGGCGTGACCACGGCGTCGCCGTCCGGCTCCGTGCCGGTCCGGCGTCCACGGCCAGGGGTCGCGCGCTGGCGTGCCCGGTACCGCGTCGTGCCCTGGTGGGCGCGGATCACCGTCCTCTACGTGCTCGCCCGGATCGTCACCGGCACGATGCTCATGGGGTTCTCGAGCATCCAGACCGCGAACTCGTTCACGTTGTCGCACCCGCCGTACCTGTCGTTCGCGTCGATCTGGGACGGTGCCTGGTACCGGGTGATCGCCTCGGCCGGGTACCCCTCGACGCTGCCGCTCGACACCGCAGGGCACGTCACCGAGAACGCGTGGGCGTTCATGCCGGCGTACCCGTTCCTCGTCCGCGGGCTGATGCTGCTCACGGGGGCGTCCTTCGAGCTCGTCGCGGTCTCGGTGTCGCTCGTCGCCGGCTGGGGTGCTGCGCTGGTCTTCCGCCGGCTGATGGGGCGGTTCCTCGACCCGGCGCGGGCGACGTTCGCGACGGTGCTGTTCTGCGTCGCGCCGGTCTCGGTCATGTTCCAGGTCGCCTACGCCGAGGCGATGGGGCTGTTCCTGCTGCTCGCCACGTTGATGCTCCTCGTGCAGCGCCGGTTCTGGACGATGCTGCCCGTCGTGCTGCTGCTCGGCATGACCCGCCCCACGGGGCTGGCGTTCGCGCTGCTGATGGTGCTCGTCATCGGCGTGTGGTGGCTCCGGCCCGCGTGGGTGCGGATGCCGTCGCGCCCGTCGTTCCGGTCGCTCGTCCCGCCGGCGGTCGTGGCGGTCGTCTCCGGTCTGGTCGGGCTCGCGTGGCCGGCGATCGCGTGGGCGGTCACCGGCGTCCCGAGGGCGTACACGGACACGGAGCTCGCCTGGCGGTCGTCCTACATCGGGTGGAAGGAGCTCGTGCCGTTCGCCCCGTGGGTGCAGGGCTTCGGGTGGTGGTTCCGGCAGCCGGCCGGCGGGGTGCTGCTCGCCCTGGTGCTCGTCGGGTTCGCGGCGTTCGTGTTCATGCCACCCGCTCGGCGGATCGGGCTCGAGCTGCGGCTCTGGGCGGTCGCCTACCTGGTGTACCTGCTCGCGGTGTTCTTCCCGCAGTCCAGCACGTGGCGCATCCTGCTGCCGATCGCACCGCTGCTCGGGATCGTGGCGCTGCCGCGGTCACGGGTGTACCGCGTGCTGGTCGTCGTGCTGTGCGTCGTGCTGCAGTGGGTGTGGATGTACTACTGCTGGTGGGTCGACGGCTACGACTGGACCCCGCCGTGATCGGTGGGGGCTGCGTCCGCGCTCGCGTCGAGCGCTTCGGCCGCTGATCCGTCCTCGGGCCTCCACGCGGCGGCGGCCGTCACCATCGCGTTGACCGTCGCGATGAACGGCACCGCGAAGAAGGCGCCGACCACCCCGGCGATCGTCGTCCCGGCGGTGACGCCGAGCACGACGCCGAGCGGGTGCACCTTGACGGCGCTGCCCGTGAGGAACGGGTGCAGCACGTGACTCTCGAGCTGCTGCACGAGCACCA
Coding sequences within:
- the dapC gene encoding succinyldiaminopimelate transaminase, which gives rise to MPLDLPDFPWDQLVPFKQRAAEYEGGIVDLSVGSPVDPTPSVIRRALSDATDAHAYPQVAGTPALRQAIADWYGRRHGVELTEVQTLPTIGSKEFIAGLALWLGIGRGDTVVFPAAAYPTYELGAALVGATALASDDPAAWPEGTKLVWLNSPGNPDGRVLSIEELRVAVARARALGAVIVGDECYAELGWEAPFDQQPTPTILDPRVVGDSVDGVLSVYSLSKQSNLAGYRAAFVAGDAAVLAEVLAVRKHTGMMPPLPVQQAMIFALEDQTHVQQQKALYRARRGMLRRALEGAGFRVDHSEAGLYLWATRGEPALDTVAWLAERGILVAPGTFYGAAGGEHVRVALTATDERIAAAAQRLTSGRRVASA
- a CDS encoding citrate synthase, with the translated sequence MSPAAEQATETATLSYPGGTAEFPILPSVDGASTVDISTFKKQTGMNTLDYGFVNTGSTKSAITYIDGDQGILRYRGYPIDQVASNCTFLEVAWLLIYGELPTESELEDFDARIRRHTLLHEDLRRLFDALPHSAHPMSVLSSAVSALSTYYEDDMDVDDPEKVELQTVRLLAKLPVIAAYAHKKSIGQAFLYPDNSLSFVDNFLRLNFGTMAETYTPNPVLTKALDRLLILHEDHEQNASTATVRLVGSTKANMFASISAGINALYGPLHGGANEAVLEMLQQIKDSGEPVQRFVERVKNKERGVKLMGFGHRVYKNYDPRAKLVKESADEVLESLGVQDDLLDIARELEEIALSDQYFIDRKLYPNVDFYTGIIYKAMGFPPRMFTVLFAIGRLPGWIAQWRELNNDPLNKIGRPQQLYVGSPKRDLPAR
- the dapD gene encoding 2,3,4,5-tetrahydropyridine-2,6-dicarboxylate N-succinyltransferase, translating into MTDTTARPTSAWGHGLATVASDGTELDTWFPETHLGALPADAEFPLELQEHIGEDDRRGVRIEAVTVEIEIDAAPASTPDAYLRLHLLSHLHVRPNTINLDGVFGHLPIVAWTNAGPVLPADLTRLRPSLQRAGIAVHAIDKFPRLVDYVVPDRVRIGDANRVRLGAHLAPGTTVMHEGFVNFNAGTLGDAMIEGRVSQGVVVGNGTDIGGGASIMGTLSGGGTHRVSLGERALLGANAGLGISLGDDSVIEAGLYVTAGTKVVLVGSAPNPDGTPKTVKAAELSGAPNILFRRNSVSGAVEALQRQGEGIQLNTALHA
- the dapE gene encoding succinyl-diaminopimelate desuccinylase — protein: MPEQLDLTASSIDITRAICDIESVSGNERSLADAIEAVLAPLPHLEVIRDGDAIVARTNLGRDRRVVIAGHIDTVPLNDNLPTEFRTAEDGTEILWGRGTVDMKAGCAVQLKLAYDLAAPSVDVTWVWYDHEEVSDALNGLGRLARTRPELLAGDFAILGEPSGAQIEGGCNGNLRAEIRAYGKRSHSARSWIGDNAIHKAAPILATLAAYEPRTVEVDGLEYREGLNAVGITGGIAGNVIPDEVMVHVNYRFAPSRSADEAVAHIRELFDGYQVDIVDLAAGARPGLDAPLAQDFVAAVGGPEPRPKYGWTDVARFSALGVPAVNYGPGEPVFAHHDDEQVPVAQITAVEDGLRRWLTA